A single genomic interval of Spirosoma linguale DSM 74 harbors:
- a CDS encoding hypothetical protein (KEGG: tbd:Tbd_0225 histone protein), translating to MNISSLHKAPGTIHAALSTVQAAGSGSPAGACRTFASFLTKNRNNKSIMQTITRFHLLALAFALSFGPASAQQPVRRTAAKPVTRPASTVARTSAGQPKKTTATPTTAAAKPDAAIQAPVEQAAPAPVVARQTQSNSQPVAQSPATQKAAPAKADGNKHVYINAGVGLATYYGGGLPLGVSAEVDLKNNVSIGGSIDYFRYNYGYYSGGYTFIYAGGRVSYHLGDALKVENPNFDPYIGASLGFRHASYRDSYGYSYSDYGSGYNSGLWLGIHAGARYLFSPKIGAFAEVGYGVSALKLGLTAKF from the coding sequence ATGAACATATCGTCACTTCACAAGGCTCCCGGCACAATTCATGCGGCTCTTTCTACGGTTCAGGCAGCCGGTTCTGGTTCACCCGCCGGGGCATGTCGTACGTTTGCATCGTTCCTCACAAAAAACAGAAACAACAAATCAATCATGCAAACAATTACCCGATTTCATCTGCTGGCTCTTGCCTTTGCCCTTTCTTTTGGTCCTGCTTCGGCACAACAGCCCGTCCGGCGTACAGCCGCCAAGCCGGTTACCAGACCAGCCTCGACAGTGGCCCGGACTTCGGCCGGTCAGCCGAAAAAAACCACGGCTACGCCAACGACAGCAGCCGCCAAACCAGATGCAGCGATACAGGCACCCGTAGAACAAGCGGCTCCTGCACCCGTAGTTGCCCGCCAAACGCAGTCCAATTCGCAACCGGTAGCCCAATCGCCAGCTACTCAAAAGGCTGCCCCGGCAAAAGCTGATGGGAACAAACACGTCTATATAAATGCCGGTGTTGGCCTGGCAACGTATTATGGTGGCGGGTTACCGCTGGGCGTATCGGCCGAAGTTGACCTGAAGAATAACGTATCTATTGGCGGCTCTATCGATTATTTCCGCTACAACTACGGCTACTACTCCGGTGGCTACACATTCATCTACGCCGGTGGCCGTGTTTCATACCATTTGGGAGATGCCCTAAAAGTGGAGAACCCTAATTTCGACCCGTACATCGGTGCCTCGCTGGGTTTTCGTCATGCCAGCTATCGTGATTCGTACGGCTATAGCTACAGCGATTACGGCAGCGGCTACAACAGCGGTTTATGGCTGGGGATTCATGCCGGTGCACGTTATCTGTTCAGCCCAAAGATTGGTGCCTTTGCCGAAGTAGGGTATGGCGTTTCGGCGCTCAAGCTGGGCCTTACCGCGAAGTTTTAA
- a CDS encoding signal transduction histidine kinase, LytS (PFAM: histidine kinase internal region~KEGG: sdn:Sden_1210 histidine kinase internal region), whose protein sequence is MKKTHVDRIRRWLRLTTRGMWSYVLLMPWFVPLISYLLVGQSYISHWQSFTGATLLIWLLSTIAFVTHDWAANAIAHRYPSLRQTVLRAGLTVAAFCGLSGSFLLVYTWFFINYRPFGSQLTYESVSSVYIFDFIAILLLAGIYETSYSLYRWQQHQMNKEKLKKENLQGQLQGLKSQVNPHFLFNSLNSLSSLIADEPRRAEQFVNEMASVYRYMLQTNPRAANVSSANRWDRDTREVAEEDPGDEDADQLTSLDNELTFIESYYHLLKTRHGAGLDLTIRVDERYRQHRIPLLTLQLLVENAVKHNVILASKPLKIEILTTEAGHLIVRNNLQRKNIRSGLNRFESTQSGLMNIQAKYQLLGYPQLAIAAGPDYFTVTLPLLTKTQTNL, encoded by the coding sequence ATGAAAAAGACCCACGTTGACCGTATTCGTCGCTGGCTTCGCCTGACGACCCGTGGGATGTGGTCATACGTGCTGCTGATGCCCTGGTTTGTGCCGCTGATCAGTTACTTGCTCGTTGGGCAGTCGTACATCAGCCATTGGCAATCGTTCACAGGGGCCACGTTGCTCATCTGGCTCCTGTCGACAATTGCCTTTGTTACCCACGACTGGGCGGCCAATGCGATTGCCCATCGGTATCCTAGCCTGCGGCAAACGGTGCTTCGGGCGGGGTTGACCGTCGCTGCGTTTTGCGGGTTGTCGGGTTCGTTCCTGCTGGTGTACACCTGGTTTTTTATCAACTATCGGCCATTTGGCTCGCAGCTTACCTACGAAAGCGTATCGAGCGTCTATATTTTTGATTTCATAGCTATACTCCTACTGGCTGGTATCTACGAAACATCCTATTCGCTTTACCGGTGGCAGCAACACCAGATGAACAAGGAGAAGCTCAAAAAAGAAAATCTTCAGGGGCAGTTGCAGGGCCTGAAAAGTCAGGTCAACCCGCACTTTCTGTTCAATAGCCTCAACTCGCTGTCGTCACTGATTGCCGACGAACCCCGGCGCGCCGAGCAATTCGTCAATGAAATGGCCAGCGTATACCGGTACATGCTCCAGACGAATCCAAGGGCGGCAAATGTATCGTCAGCCAATCGGTGGGATCGCGATACCAGGGAAGTTGCTGAGGAAGACCCCGGCGATGAGGATGCCGATCAGCTAACCTCGCTGGATAATGAACTGACGTTTATTGAGTCGTATTATCACCTGCTCAAAACACGACATGGGGCCGGACTGGACCTGACCATTCGGGTCGATGAGCGATACCGGCAGCACAGAATTCCGCTGCTTACCCTCCAGTTGCTGGTCGAAAATGCAGTAAAACACAACGTTATTCTGGCGAGCAAGCCACTGAAGATCGAGATTCTGACTACCGAAGCCGGGCATCTCATTGTCCGGAATAACCTACAGCGGAAGAACATCCGGTCGGGCCTCAACCGTTTCGAATCCACTCAATCCGGACTTATGAATATTCAGGCAAAGTACCAATTGCTGGGCTATCCTCAGCTGGCGATTGCTGCCGGTCCAGACTACTTTACAGTTACCTTACCTCTACTGACAAAAACGCAAACGAACCTATGA
- a CDS encoding Isoprenylcysteine carboxyl methyltransferase (PFAM: Isoprenylcysteine carboxyl methyltransferase~KEGG: gsu:GSU1926 hypothetical protein), with translation MTAYILICLSWAIFGAFHSLTATHWFKHLSFRYISQPYYRLLYNGLSIFTFIPVIQTLRLAPAEPVYDWLGSVWIGGYLMAVGAFLALVALRKYDLAEFIGWPIDHPTAANGQLQQTGLFKYVRHPLYLGTLISLAGLIAFQPYWKNLLFSLAAFGYIRIGIFYEERKLVETFGWQYIHYRQRVPMLVPTF, from the coding sequence ATGACTGCTTACATCCTCATTTGCTTAAGCTGGGCAATATTTGGCGCATTTCATAGTCTTACAGCCACTCACTGGTTTAAACACCTGTCCTTTCGGTATATATCCCAACCCTATTATCGGCTTCTGTATAACGGGCTGTCCATATTCACATTTATCCCCGTCATACAAACCCTTCGCCTGGCACCGGCCGAACCTGTTTACGACTGGCTCGGCTCCGTCTGGATTGGCGGTTATTTGATGGCCGTAGGCGCGTTTCTTGCCCTTGTTGCCCTGCGGAAATATGATCTTGCCGAATTCATTGGCTGGCCTATTGACCACCCTACAGCGGCCAACGGTCAACTACAACAGACCGGCCTGTTCAAATACGTTCGGCATCCCTTATATCTGGGTACCCTCATCAGCTTAGCCGGACTTATTGCGTTTCAGCCCTATTGGAAGAATTTACTGTTTAGTCTGGCAGCCTTCGGCTACATCCGGATCGGTATTTTTTATGAAGAGCGTAAGCTGGTTGAAACCTTCGGATGGCAGTATATCCACTACCGACAGCGAGTTCCGATGCTCGTTCCCACTTTTTAG
- a CDS encoding histidinol dehydrogenase (KEGG: aha:AHA_2195 histidinol dehydrogenase~TIGRFAM: histidinol dehydrogenase~PFAM: Histidinol dehydrogenase), which produces MNIIPFPDRAEWPALLARPVQSTQQIEAVVAPILAQVRAGGDAALVELAQKFDKVDLSAEGMEVPASELDAAERQLSDTLKEAIRQAYQNIRLFHERQKQPIEKVETMPGVVCWRKSVGIEKVGLYIPGGTAPLFSTVLMLGIPAQLAGCREVVLCTPSNHPAIYFAAKLVGITKVFRIGGAQAIAAMAYGTESVPQVYKIFGPGNQYVTAAKMLVAKEGMAIDMPAGPSEVAVYADDSAVPSFVAADLLSQAEHGADSQVLLVSTSKKLVSMVNLVLPTQLSKLPRRELAAKALENSKAILVDTEADAIDLLNAYAAEHLILSVENAEAVAEKIINAGSIFLGNYTPESAGDYASGTNHTLPTNGFARAYSGVSLDSFVKKITIQHITPEGIQNLGPVVEAMAEAESLDAHKRAVSLRMASLSEVNPV; this is translated from the coding sequence ATGAACATCATCCCTTTTCCCGACCGTGCTGAATGGCCTGCGCTGCTGGCTCGCCCGGTGCAGTCGACACAACAGATTGAAGCGGTAGTAGCGCCTATTCTTGCTCAGGTTCGTGCCGGGGGCGATGCCGCTTTGGTTGAACTGGCTCAGAAGTTTGATAAAGTCGACCTGTCGGCGGAGGGGATGGAGGTGCCTGCTTCGGAACTCGATGCCGCCGAACGTCAACTGAGTGATACGCTAAAGGAGGCCATCCGGCAGGCCTACCAGAACATCCGGCTTTTTCACGAGCGGCAAAAGCAGCCCATTGAAAAAGTTGAAACCATGCCGGGGGTCGTATGCTGGCGTAAAAGCGTTGGCATCGAAAAAGTAGGGCTGTACATACCGGGCGGCACTGCGCCCCTGTTCAGCACGGTGCTCATGCTGGGCATTCCGGCCCAGTTGGCAGGTTGCCGCGAGGTAGTTCTTTGTACGCCCAGCAACCACCCGGCCATTTACTTTGCAGCCAAACTCGTTGGTATCACGAAGGTATTTCGGATTGGGGGTGCTCAGGCCATTGCAGCCATGGCCTACGGAACGGAATCGGTTCCGCAGGTCTACAAGATTTTTGGTCCCGGTAACCAATACGTAACGGCGGCCAAGATGCTGGTTGCCAAAGAAGGTATGGCCATCGACATGCCCGCCGGACCCAGCGAAGTGGCCGTGTATGCCGATGATTCAGCGGTGCCGTCGTTTGTTGCCGCCGACTTGCTCTCGCAGGCCGAACACGGTGCTGACAGCCAGGTACTGCTGGTATCGACCAGTAAAAAACTAGTGTCGATGGTCAATCTGGTACTGCCCACGCAATTGAGCAAGCTCCCCCGTCGCGAACTGGCTGCCAAAGCCCTTGAGAACAGCAAGGCAATTCTGGTCGATACGGAAGCGGATGCCATTGACCTGTTAAACGCTTATGCAGCCGAACACCTGATTCTGAGCGTCGAAAATGCCGAAGCCGTCGCGGAGAAAATTATTAATGCAGGCTCTATTTTTCTGGGCAACTACACGCCTGAATCGGCCGGCGATTACGCGTCGGGTACCAACCATACCTTGCCAACAAACGGATTTGCAAGGGCCTACAGTGGGGTATCGCTGGATAGTTTCGTGAAGAAGATCACCATTCAGCACATCACGCCGGAAGGTATCCAAAACCTCGGGCCGGTTGTGGAAGCCATGGCCGAAGCTGAATCGCTCGACGCCCACAAACGCGCCGTCAGCCTGCGAATGGCAAGCCTGAGCGAAGTTAATCCGGTCTGA
- a CDS encoding ATP phosphoribosyltransferase (KEGG: pmu:PM1195 ATP phosphoribosyltransferase~TIGRFAM: ATP phosphoribosyltransferase~PFAM: ATP phosphoribosyltransferase catalytic region; Histidine biosynthesis protein HisG domain), which produces MSSVLRIALQKSGRLSEDSYQLFKECGIRFDYGTGKLKSVSSNFPAEFLFLRDDDIPGYVEDGVADLGIVGENVAVETGRPVTTVHKLGFSKCRLSIAIPRGTEWTGIQDLDGKNIATSYPNLLGHYLAGEGVKAEIHEISGSVEIAPSIGLAEAVCDIVSSGSTLLSNGLKEVETIFRSEAILIARPELDADKQALVDKLLFRIKSVQAAKNNKYIVLNAPNDALAQITALLPGMKSPTVTPLATEGWSSVHSVLNENEFWENIEAIRAAGAEGILVIPIEKMIY; this is translated from the coding sequence ATGTCCTCTGTATTACGTATTGCCCTGCAAAAATCCGGTCGGCTGAGCGAAGATTCGTACCAGCTGTTCAAAGAATGTGGTATCCGATTCGACTACGGCACCGGTAAGCTTAAATCTGTTTCATCGAACTTCCCGGCCGAATTCCTGTTTCTGCGCGACGACGATATTCCCGGCTATGTGGAAGATGGCGTGGCTGATCTGGGTATAGTTGGTGAGAATGTCGCCGTTGAAACGGGTCGACCCGTGACAACGGTTCATAAATTAGGTTTCTCAAAATGCCGCCTGTCTATTGCCATACCGCGCGGAACGGAATGGACCGGTATTCAGGATCTGGACGGTAAGAATATTGCTACGTCGTACCCCAATTTGCTGGGTCACTACCTGGCGGGCGAAGGCGTAAAGGCCGAAATTCATGAGATCAGCGGTTCGGTCGAGATTGCGCCCAGTATCGGTCTGGCCGAAGCCGTTTGCGATATTGTCAGCTCTGGCAGCACTCTGCTGAGCAACGGGTTAAAGGAAGTAGAGACGATATTTCGTTCGGAAGCGATCCTCATTGCCCGTCCGGAACTCGACGCCGACAAACAGGCGTTGGTCGATAAGCTGTTGTTCCGGATCAAGTCGGTACAGGCTGCCAAAAACAACAAATACATTGTCCTGAACGCACCCAACGACGCCCTCGCCCAGATTACGGCCTTACTCCCCGGCATGAAAAGCCCAACCGTAACGCCCCTGGCTACTGAAGGCTGGAGTTCGGTCCATTCCGTGCTCAACGAAAATGAGTTCTGGGAAAACATTGAAGCCATCCGGGCCGCCGGTGCCGAAGGTATTCTGGTAATCCCAATTGAGAAAATGATTTATTAA
- a CDS encoding formylmethionine deformylase (PFAM: formylmethionine deformylase~KEGG: bcn:Bcen_3053 aminotransferase, class IV) has product MKHLADLLLLGDPRLYQTCEPVLESELPLVPDWVADLHNVMEEIRAKYQFGRGIAAPQLGIMKRLIYLNVDRPQVIINPELVAVSDETDELWDDCMSFPNLLVRVRRHKKLTLTYRDEHWQTHTWDVTDWRISELIQHEYDHLNGFLCTMRAIDERAFQWRPTPGTNL; this is encoded by the coding sequence ATGAAACATCTTGCCGACTTACTGCTACTGGGCGACCCGCGCCTGTACCAAACCTGCGAACCCGTACTCGAATCTGAATTGCCCCTGGTACCAGATTGGGTGGCGGATCTTCACAACGTGATGGAAGAAATTCGGGCCAAATACCAGTTTGGCCGGGGAATCGCAGCGCCCCAACTGGGCATCATGAAACGGTTGATCTATCTAAACGTCGACCGTCCGCAGGTCATCATCAACCCGGAGCTGGTTGCGGTGAGTGACGAAACCGATGAGCTTTGGGACGATTGCATGAGTTTTCCGAACCTGCTGGTACGGGTACGGCGGCATAAAAAACTCACCCTGACTTACCGTGATGAACACTGGCAAACCCATACCTGGGACGTGACCGACTGGCGCATATCTGAACTGATCCAGCACGAATACGACCACCTGAACGGGTTCCTGTGCACCATGCGGGCCATCGACGAACGGGCTTTTCAGTGGCGGCCAACCCCCGGTACCAACTTGTAA
- a CDS encoding signal transduction histidine kinase, LytS (PFAM: histidine kinase internal region~KEGG: sdn:Sden_1210 histidine kinase internal region): MHRPRFFSTYEWWYHLFMMPLLFPVGNYYIIGTRYFTEPLVFVVGTCLVFGLYWLSVIALTLAIRAVIKRYPTASQTLRRMLVMLAVVSVLTGLLACLDVWVYSLVPLTGTQFTLPVIRPVLVLGLLFGVFLCMVLGLVYMYSQWNKDLREDEELQRGVIQGQYDSLKGQLNPNFLFNALDSLSALIHEEPKQAEAFVDKLAFVYRYMLQSGRQVNAAATAGSGELVTLLAELEFIDSYADLLKIRYGQSLQIERSDLRKIPLADYRLPPLTIQSLIDNAIKQNRMSAENPLIIRIEITTEGWLQVTTNRQQKVIRMALGGLG; encoded by the coding sequence ATGCACCGACCTCGTTTCTTTTCGACATACGAGTGGTGGTATCATCTGTTTATGATGCCCCTGCTGTTTCCCGTTGGTAATTACTACATCATCGGTACCCGTTACTTTACCGAACCTCTGGTTTTTGTCGTAGGAACATGTCTGGTGTTTGGGCTTTACTGGCTGTCTGTTATAGCCCTTACGCTAGCCATCAGGGCGGTTATTAAACGCTACCCGACGGCCAGCCAGACGCTGCGCCGGATGCTGGTTATGCTGGCCGTGGTGAGTGTGTTGACAGGCTTACTGGCCTGTCTGGATGTCTGGGTGTATAGCCTGGTACCCCTAACGGGAACTCAGTTTACCTTGCCTGTCATTCGGCCGGTTCTGGTGCTGGGGTTACTCTTTGGCGTATTTCTGTGTATGGTACTGGGCCTGGTATACATGTACAGCCAGTGGAACAAAGACCTTCGGGAGGACGAAGAGCTTCAGCGTGGCGTTATCCAGGGGCAATACGATTCACTGAAAGGTCAACTGAATCCGAATTTCCTGTTTAATGCCCTCGATTCACTTTCTGCCCTTATTCATGAGGAACCGAAGCAGGCAGAAGCGTTTGTCGATAAACTGGCCTTCGTGTATCGGTACATGCTGCAATCCGGTCGGCAGGTGAATGCGGCAGCAACGGCTGGATCGGGGGAGCTGGTAACCCTGCTGGCAGAGCTGGAGTTCATTGATTCGTACGCCGACCTTCTCAAAATTCGGTACGGGCAGAGCCTTCAGATTGAACGTTCCGACTTGCGCAAAATACCGTTAGCCGACTACCGCCTGCCACCCTTAACAATACAGTCCCTGATTGATAACGCCATTAAACAAAACAGGATGTCGGCTGAAAATCCGCTGATTATTCGAATTGAGATCACAACCGAAGGCTGGTTGCAGGTGACCACCAACCGCCAGCAAAAGGTTATTCGGATGGCGTTGGGTGGTCTCGGCTGA
- a CDS encoding signal transduction histidine kinase, LytS (PFAM: histidine kinase internal region~KEGG: sdn:Sden_1210 histidine kinase internal region), whose product MTYEALSPLFLGMVLAMLLTNTVQWFMYRERIYGIYSLYTITWAIYFTINHFDQPLNIANFEKLLLSYSGYILYLELAKIFLNLRERPRFLRWVTVVQGLLVGYCVIKTYIYLFTDFWQSPVHQILLQPVRFALLGVGSYIVYSFIRSTDMVARFFVAGTASLLLNHSITTLLLLKSPALNQQLLFWQHPDLYVQTGVVLDLIFFALGISYRHRREAVNKAVVEKDLEREREQRRREYLEADLALQRMHQEKTEMQMRALQSQINPHFLFNGLNTLSSLIDEDPHQAGEFVDELSKVYRYLLRSNEHELTTLSIELRFISSYFHLLKTRFGCSVSLDIDVDKTYQEALLPPLTLQLLVENAVKHNVVIAQKPLKIRIRTTPDNVLIVENSLQRKTLRVESNGVGLSNIAVKYQLLNQQQPVIQEHEGWFQVKLPLLFATQPVSINEFT is encoded by the coding sequence ATGACCTACGAAGCTCTGTCTCCGCTCTTTCTGGGTATGGTCCTGGCCATGCTGCTGACAAATACGGTACAGTGGTTCATGTACCGGGAGCGCATCTACGGCATCTACTCATTATACACAATAACCTGGGCGATTTACTTTACGATCAATCATTTTGATCAGCCCCTGAACATTGCCAATTTTGAGAAGCTTCTCCTCTCCTACTCGGGCTACATTCTTTACCTTGAATTAGCCAAGATTTTCCTCAACCTTCGCGAGCGGCCCAGGTTTCTTCGCTGGGTCACCGTTGTTCAGGGCCTGCTGGTGGGGTACTGCGTTATTAAAACGTACATCTATCTGTTCACCGACTTCTGGCAGTCGCCCGTGCACCAGATTCTGCTTCAGCCGGTGCGCTTTGCCCTGCTGGGCGTTGGGAGTTATATTGTCTATTCCTTTATACGGTCGACTGATATGGTGGCCCGTTTTTTCGTGGCTGGTACGGCCTCGTTACTCCTCAACCATTCCATCACAACACTGCTGTTGTTAAAATCGCCAGCCCTCAACCAGCAGTTGCTGTTCTGGCAACATCCTGATCTGTACGTTCAGACGGGAGTGGTGCTGGATCTGATCTTTTTTGCACTGGGTATTTCGTACCGTCACCGTCGGGAAGCCGTCAATAAGGCGGTCGTTGAAAAGGATTTGGAGCGCGAACGCGAGCAACGCCGTCGGGAGTACCTCGAAGCCGATCTGGCTCTACAGCGGATGCATCAGGAGAAAACAGAAATGCAGATGCGGGCTTTGCAAAGCCAGATAAACCCCCACTTTCTGTTCAATGGGCTGAATACGCTTTCGTCCCTGATTGACGAAGACCCTCATCAGGCGGGTGAGTTTGTGGATGAGTTGTCAAAAGTTTACCGGTACCTGCTCCGCAGCAATGAGCATGAACTGACAACCCTGAGCATTGAACTGCGGTTTATCTCGTCGTATTTCCATCTGCTCAAAACCCGCTTTGGCTGCTCTGTCAGTCTGGATATTGACGTTGATAAAACCTACCAGGAAGCACTTTTACCCCCGCTAACGTTACAATTATTGGTGGAGAATGCGGTTAAACACAATGTCGTCATCGCTCAGAAGCCGCTTAAAATCCGGATTCGCACCACCCCCGACAACGTCCTGATTGTTGAAAACAGTCTGCAACGAAAAACGCTGCGGGTTGAATCGAACGGAGTGGGACTTTCCAATATTGCCGTAAAATACCAATTACTTAATCAGCAACAGCCTGTCATTCAGGAGCACGAAGGCTGGTTTCAGGTGAAGCTCCCGTTACTATTCGCCACCCAACCCGTTTCGATCAACGAATTTACCTAG
- a CDS encoding aminotransferase class V (PFAM: aminotransferase class V~KEGG: rlt:Rleg2_5012 aminotransferase class V), producing MLDLSTLRADTPGIRHVSHFNNAGASLMPQPVIDAITRHIHLEAEIGGYEAAEAQKEAIQGFYTATADLLNTTADHIAATANATDSYARALSSIPFRQGDVILTTINDYVSNQIAFLSLQKRFGVQIVRAADEVSGGVSVADMAYKIKSLHPRLVAVTHVPTNSGLVQPVEAIGQLCRENDVLYLVDACQSVGQLPVDVRRIQCDFLTATCRKFLRGPRGMGFLYVSEKVLAANMAPLFIDLHGAEWESADAYRLEPTAKRFEDWEFPYALVLGAAEAHRYALKVGLDAIAERNVALCATLRTQLALLPGVRLLDEGAQLSSIIILYSEHKAAAELKAALAGKRINTSISTHGAAILDYTRKGMLTAALRISPHYFNTDEEIAGLVDTLHHALK from the coding sequence ATGCTTGACCTTTCTACCCTGCGGGCAGATACCCCCGGCATTCGACACGTTAGCCATTTTAACAATGCCGGTGCTTCGCTCATGCCGCAGCCGGTGATCGACGCCATCACCCGTCATATACATCTGGAAGCGGAAATAGGCGGTTACGAAGCCGCCGAAGCCCAAAAGGAAGCTATTCAGGGGTTTTATACCGCCACGGCTGATCTGCTGAACACCACGGCCGACCATATTGCGGCAACGGCCAATGCGACCGACTCCTACGCCCGCGCCTTATCTTCGATTCCGTTTCGGCAGGGCGATGTAATTCTCACAACCATCAACGATTACGTATCCAACCAGATCGCTTTTCTCTCATTACAAAAACGGTTTGGGGTCCAGATTGTGCGGGCGGCTGATGAGGTCAGTGGGGGCGTATCAGTGGCTGATATGGCCTATAAAATTAAATCCCTGCACCCGCGACTGGTGGCCGTTACGCACGTGCCGACGAACTCCGGTCTGGTGCAGCCGGTCGAAGCCATCGGGCAGCTTTGCCGGGAAAATGATGTACTTTATCTGGTGGATGCCTGCCAGTCGGTGGGGCAGTTGCCCGTTGATGTGCGCCGGATTCAGTGTGATTTCCTGACCGCTACCTGTCGGAAGTTTTTGCGCGGACCGCGGGGCATGGGGTTTCTGTACGTGTCGGAAAAGGTGCTGGCCGCCAACATGGCACCCCTGTTCATTGACCTGCACGGGGCCGAATGGGAATCGGCAGATGCGTATCGGCTGGAGCCGACAGCAAAGCGGTTCGAGGATTGGGAGTTTCCGTATGCACTGGTGCTGGGCGCTGCCGAGGCCCATCGCTACGCCCTTAAAGTTGGGCTGGATGCGATTGCCGAACGAAATGTTGCTCTGTGTGCCACGTTACGCACGCAATTGGCCCTGTTACCGGGTGTCCGGTTGCTGGACGAAGGTGCACAGCTCTCCAGTATTATTATCTTATACAGTGAACACAAAGCCGCAGCTGAGTTAAAAGCCGCTTTGGCTGGCAAGCGCATCAATACGTCGATCAGTACGCACGGGGCTGCCATTCTGGACTATACCCGAAAAGGCATGTTAACGGCCGCCCTTCGCATTTCTCCCCATTATTTTAATACCGACGAAGAAATTGCCGGGCTGGTTGATACCCTGCACCACGCGCTCAAATGA
- a CDS encoding GCN5-related N-acetyltransferase (PFAM: GCN5-related N-acetyltransferase~KEGG: pfl:PFL_2567 acetyltransferase): MISQQTLRYEVLSVADASRLSEVAIRAYCDHYLHLWHDAGAWYLARSFTPEALAQELLDENARFYLIHFDEEPIGFLKLNLLKPSPCEPSLNALELERIYLQKTATGKGIGTKIVQFVLGHARQMGRQVVWLKAMESSHDAIAFYERMGFVLCGTSKLSFEAMREEYRPMVTMQQML; the protein is encoded by the coding sequence ATGATTTCCCAACAAACGCTTCGCTACGAAGTCCTTTCCGTAGCCGACGCTTCCCGTTTATCTGAAGTCGCTATCCGGGCCTACTGCGATCATTATCTGCACTTGTGGCACGACGCCGGGGCCTGGTACCTGGCTCGTTCATTCACCCCCGAGGCTCTGGCGCAGGAACTGCTTGACGAAAATGCCCGCTTTTACCTGATTCATTTTGATGAAGAGCCTATTGGCTTTCTAAAGCTGAATTTGCTAAAACCATCGCCCTGTGAGCCGTCTCTGAATGCCCTTGAACTGGAGCGCATCTATTTGCAAAAGACAGCAACCGGTAAGGGCATCGGTACGAAAATCGTTCAGTTTGTGCTCGGCCATGCCCGGCAGATGGGCAGGCAGGTTGTCTGGCTCAAAGCCATGGAAAGTAGTCACGATGCCATTGCGTTCTACGAGCGGATGGGTTTCGTATTGTGTGGCACGTCCAAACTGTCGTTCGAGGCCATGCGGGAAGAGTACCGGCCTATGGTAACCATGCAGCAAATGCTTTAA